A genomic window from Silene latifolia isolate original U9 population chromosome Y, ASM4854445v1, whole genome shotgun sequence includes:
- the LOC141631234 gene encoding uncharacterized protein LOC141631234 — MINYVVSRWPFQYHPLCKVSKLNHLMFADDLLMFYKGNFASIMLLLGAFSSFSRAFVLSMNSSKSEVYYNGVGQQLKDDIQQAIGFVEGSMPFRYLGVPIKAGRLTKSECNTIAEKMVSRIRSLGARKISYAGRVVLINSVLNTLYSYWASIFLLPKSIIKRIEAICRNYLWDGNAEYHRVPLIAWDKVTLPKDEEVLGIKKAQVWNYATVAKLVDWIYGKADRLWIRWVNQVYLKGRDWHEYEPPADAAWSWKKICKVKNMMKVGYTDGHWTADPRAYSIRNGYEWLRMQQPKQDWVSLVWSKWNIPKHALIVWIIMNNRLNVKEKLCKIGYCTDDRCLIYDSYSETQKHLFFNCRYNQQILQ, encoded by the coding sequence ATGATTAACTATGTTGTGTCTAGATGGCCCTTCCAATACCATCCTCTCTGTAAGGTATCCAAATTGAATCatttgatgtttgctgatgatcttttAATGTTCTACAAGGGAAATTTTGCTTCTATAATGTTGTTACTCGGGGCATTCTCATCCTTCTCTAGAGCTTTTGTTCTGTCTATGAATAGTTCCAAGTCTGAAGTGTACTATAATGGAGTTGGGCAACAGCTAAAGGATGATATCCAGCAGGCTATAGGCTTTGTAGAGGGCTCTATGCCATTCAGGTATCTTGGAGTCCCTATTAAAGCAGGTAGACTGACTAAGTCTGAGTGTAACACTATAGCTGAGAAGATGGTGAGTAGAATCAGGAGTCTTGGGGCAAGAAAAATCTCTTATGCAGGTAGAGTGGTGCTGATTAATTCTGTTCTTAATACGCTCTACTCATATTGGGCAAGTATCTTTCTCCTGCCAAAAAGCATCATCAAGAGGATTGAAGCCATATGTAGGAATTACCTATGGGATGGCAATGCTGAATATCACAGAGTCCCTCTTATTGCCTGGGACAAGGTTACTTTGCCTAAAGATGAGGAGGTCCTGGGCATCAAGAAAGCACAGGTATGGAATTATGCAACAGTTGCTAAGCTGGTTGACTGGATTTATGGGAAGGCTGATAGACTTTGGATTAGATGGGTTAATCAAGTGTACTTAAAAGGAAGGGACTGGCATGAATATGAACCTCCTGCTGATGCTGCCTGGTCCTGGAAGAAGATATGCAAAGTTAAGAATATGATGAAAGTTGGGTACACTGATGGACACTGGACTGCTGACCCTAGAGCTTATTCCATCAGAAATGGTTATGAATGGCTTAGGATGCAGCAGCCTAAGCAAGACTGGGTATCTCTGGTTTGGAGCAAATGGAACATTCCCAAACATGCCCTTATTGTTTGGATCATAATGAATAATAGACTGAATGTGAAGGAGAAGCTTTGCAAAATTGGCTAC